The Methylocystis sp. ATCC 49242 region AGCGCGTGACGCGCCCTGAACTGGCTGTCGATGTCGGCCGCCGCCTGATCGCAAAGCGCTTCGAGCGCCCTGAGACGGCGGTAGGCGACCAGCGCAAAGCCTGCGGCGCCGGCAAGGCCCGCAAGTGTGATCCAGGACAAAAACGCCATGAGCGGGCCCCCTCCCCCAGCCGCAGTCTCCTGCCTGGATTTCTAGAGAGCGCAATCAAAAGATAGCGTTAGGAAACGCAGTTAGCGATTGGTAAACACGTCTTTCGCGCTCTACCCCGCCCGCGTCCACCCGTCCATGCCGAGCCGCTCCTGGGGCAGGAAGCGCGCCTTGTAGGCCATCTTGCGAGAACCCTCGACCCAATAGCCGAGATAGAGGTGCGGGAGGCCCGCGGCCCGCGCCCGCGCGATGTGGTCGATGATCATGAAGGAGCCGAGCGAGCGTTCTTCGAAATCGGGCTCGTAGAACGAGTAGACCATGGACAGGCCGTCGCCGAGCCGATCGGTGAGGCAGCAGGCGACCAGCCGGTCAGCGTCGCCGCCGGGCGCGTCGTGCGCGAGGCGATACTCGATCAGCCGCGTGTCCACATGGCTGTCCTCGACCATCATCTGGTAATCGACCATGCTCATGTCCGCCATGCCGCCGTCCGAGTGGCGCGCGCCGACATAGCGCCGGAAGAGCGCGTATTGCTCGGGCGTCGCGCGCGCCGGCCGGCCCTCGCCGACGACGTCCATGTTGCGGCGCATGATCCGCCGATGGCCGCGCGAGGGGATGAATTCGTCGATCTTCACGCGCACGGACACGCAGGCGCGGCAATTCTCGCAGGCCGGGCGATAGGCGATGGTCTGTGACCGGCGAAAGCCGGATTGCGTAAGCGTATCGTTGAGCCCCGGAGCCCGCAGGCCGATGAGGTGGGTGAACACCTTTCGCTCGGCGCGGCCCGGCAGGTAAGGGCACGGCGCCGGCGAGGTGAGATAGAACTGGGGCGCGTCGCGAGGTTCCTTCGTCACGCTCGTCTCGATGATTGCTCGTCATTCAGCATAGGGCGGGAGAGCCTGCCGCGCCAATGCGTAAATTACGCAGAACGCCTCAATACGATGACGTCGGCAAGCATATCGTGCAGGCACCGCTTGTCTCTCGCGACCAGCGAGACGAGGAACAGAGGCGGCAGCAGCCATGTGACATAGAACAGCACGGCGTGCACCGCCGCCTGCAGGAAGGGGACGGGCTCGCCCTGCATGGTTCGCATCTCGAGGTCCATGAAGGCCATGCCGGGAGTCGCCATGCGCCATCCCGAAACGGTCAGGCCGTTGTAGAAGAAAGCCACGACTGGAAAGAGCGGCGGCAGCAGAAAGGCCGACATTCCGGCGCTGAGGACGAAGAGCGCCACGAACAGCGCCGCCGACAGCCCCGACACCAGAATGAAGTCGAGGCAAACCGCGAAGATTCGGCGCGTTCGCACGCCCTCGAGCGCCTGCGGCGGAATATAGGGCGCGGCCGACGCTTCCCGCTCCGGGGCGCCTGTCGTGTAATCCTTGCGGAAATCGCCGTCGCTCATCGTCTCATCGCTCCTCGCGCCCGGTGGGCTTCGCGAAATGTCGGACGAAAGCGCCGCGCTTTCAAGGTGAGGCTCATGCGCGCCGGTCGCAATTTCATTCGCCGCCCTTATTTATAACCGGTAGAGCGGCGCCGGTCGGCGGACGGTCGGCGCGCCTGCGGTCAGGAGCCGACATATGCGGAACAGGGTGCGCGCGGCGGAAACCGGAATTGAAGAAAACGTCCCGCGACGCGGGGCCGGCGCGCTCGACGCCGCGAGCGCCGCCCGCCTCGACCGGCTGCATGACGAGCTTCAGGCCCGCGCCGCGACCATGATCGGCTATCCGACGAACTTCTGCTTCGACTATCCCGAGCTCGAACGCTTCCACGCCTTTTCGCTCAACAACGTCGGCGACCCGTTCGACGACAATCTCTACGGGCTCAATACGCATGAATTCGAGCGCGAGGTGATCGAGTTCTTCGCGCAGCTCTACCACATCCAGAAGCCCAATTACTGGGGTTACGTCACGAATGGCGGGACGGAGGGCAACATGTACGGCCTCTATCTCGCACGCGAGATTTGCCCCAATGGCGTCGTCTATTTTTCCGAGGACACGCATTACAGCGTCATGAAGATCGTGCATGTGCTCAACATGAAGCACATCGTGCTGCGGTCGCAGGAGAACGGCGAGATGCGCTACGACGATCTTTCGGACATGCTGCGCTTCAACCGCGACAAGCCGGCGATCCTGCTCGCCAACATCGGCACGACGATGAAGGGCGCCATCGACGACCTTGGCAGAATCCGCGCCGCGCTTCACGACAACGCGATCCACCACCATTACATTCATTGCGACGCCGCGCTGGCGGGCATGACGCTCCCCTTCATGAAGGACGCGCCGGCTTTCGACTTTGCGGCCGGAGCGGATTCGATCGCCGTGTCGGGCCATAAATTCATCGGAATGCCGACGCCTTCCGGCGTCGTCGTCGCGAGGCGCAACAATGTCGAGCGCGTGAAGTCGGCGATCGAATATATCGGCGCCTCTGACACGACAATTTCCGGCTCGCGCAACGGCCTGTCGACGCTGATGCTGTGGCGCGCGATACATGCGCTTGGCCGCAAGGGATTCGAGGCGCGCGTCAGGGCCTGCCTGGACCAGACGCAATATGCGCTCGCGCGGCTCGCCGGCGTCGGCTGGCCGGCTTGGGCCAATCGATGCTCCAATATCGTCGTGCTGAAACGCCCGCCGCAAGAAATCGTTCGCAAGTGGCAGCTCGCCGTCAAGGATGAGCTCGCCCACATAATCCTGATGCCGCATGTCGGCCCCGCCCAGATCGACGCCTTCGTCGATGACCTGAGCCGCGTCGCGCCGGCGCACGAACCACGCCGCGGACCGCAGGGGCGACGCCGGACGGCGTGAGGATCGAGAGGAAAAATTCGAACGATCGAAGGACCGCCTGAACGCAGCTTCACACTTGTGTCGCTGTGACAAAAAACAGTTGCAGTTCGTTCTCGAATGCGTAAATCTGCTTTCATTGTCGCAACAATTTTTTAGAGACCGCCATGTTCAAGACAATCCTTCTCTTTTCCGATGGAACCGGAAACAGCGCATCCTCGCCTTTCAAGACGAATGTTTTTCGTGTCTATGACTCGCTGGACATGTCGCCCGAGAAAGGCCAGATCGCCTATTACGACGATGGCGTCGGGTCCTCTTCGCACAAAATTCTCGCCGCGATTGGCGGCGCCTTTGGCGTGGGCCTGAAAAGAAACGTCCTCGATCTCTATAAATTTCTGACACGCCATTACGGCGATGCGCGTTCTGCGGGAGTGACGCCGACGATTGCCTGCTTCGGCTTCAGTCGTGGCGCCTTCACCATCCGCGTGCTTGTCGGACTCGTCCATTCACAGGGGCTTCCAATCCACGCCAAAAGCGAAGCGGAGCTGGATCGACTGGCCCGGCGCGCCTACAACGCCTATCGCAAGGAGAATTTCCGCACCGCCCTCAGAATTGAAACACCGCTTCGGGTGATACGCGACAAGATATACGATATTTTGGACCGCCGAAGATATGGCGCGACATACCAGGAAACAAAACGAGAGAATAATATAAAAATCGATTTTCTGGGGTTATGGGACACCGTGGGCGCTTACGGTATGCCGGTAGACGAATTGCGCATCGCAATCGACAGACTCATTTTTCCGATGACTTTCAGCAATTTCGATATTGCGCCGAATGTTGCTTGCGTCCGCCACGCACTCTCCATCGATGATGAAAGAAAGTCTTTCAGGCCAGTCCTCTTCGACGACGCCGTGGATCGCAGCAATTCCCGCCGCGCGCGGGAGGCGTGCGTCTCGAAGTTCCTGTCGGAAAACGGCGGCCAGGAGAGCGCCGAAGCGAGAGCAAGGGCGGAGGACGAGGCATGGAGAACCGTCACCGAGCGATCTGTTCAATTATGGTTCCCCGGAGTGCACGCAAACGTCGGCGGCGGATACCCCAACGACACGATGTCCTTGTTGCCGTTGAAATGGATCATGCTCGAAGCGGGACAACATGGCGTTTGCTTCCGGCAACCGGTCATCGATGAAATCAACGCCAAATCGACCGCCTTTGGCCAGATCTACGACTCACGCGCGGGCGTGGGCGTGCTCTATCGGTACAAGCCGCGCGATATCAACGAATTCATGCGCGAAAGCCGCAAGCGCGTCACCGAGGCGCTCAAAGCGGGCAAGGATGACGCGCTTCGTCCCGATGAAGTCGATTATCTGCCGCTCGTCCATGAAAGCGCGATCTTCCGCATGGCGGTCGATTTCGACGGTTATGCGCCGATCGCGCTGCCGGAGGAGTGCGGCGTCGTCTCGGAACGAGGACGCATTCAGAAACTGGCGGATTATATCAATTCCGCGAAAGACCGCGCCGGCCGGTTCGCCCGCTCCGAATATGCCGACATAGAG contains the following coding sequences:
- a CDS encoding arginyltransferase, translated to MTKEPRDAPQFYLTSPAPCPYLPGRAERKVFTHLIGLRAPGLNDTLTQSGFRRSQTIAYRPACENCRACVSVRVKIDEFIPSRGHRRIMRRNMDVVGEGRPARATPEQYALFRRYVGARHSDGGMADMSMVDYQMMVEDSHVDTRLIEYRLAHDAPGGDADRLVACCLTDRLGDGLSMVYSFYEPDFEERSLGSFMIIDHIARARAAGLPHLYLGYWVEGSRKMAYKARFLPQERLGMDGWTRAG
- a CDS encoding RDD family protein, whose amino-acid sequence is MSDGDFRKDYTTGAPEREASAAPYIPPQALEGVRTRRIFAVCLDFILVSGLSAALFVALFVLSAGMSAFLLPPLFPVVAFFYNGLTVSGWRMATPGMAFMDLEMRTMQGEPVPFLQAAVHAVLFYVTWLLPPLFLVSLVARDKRCLHDMLADVIVLRRSA
- a CDS encoding histidine decarboxylase gives rise to the protein MRNRVRAAETGIEENVPRRGAGALDAASAARLDRLHDELQARAATMIGYPTNFCFDYPELERFHAFSLNNVGDPFDDNLYGLNTHEFEREVIEFFAQLYHIQKPNYWGYVTNGGTEGNMYGLYLAREICPNGVVYFSEDTHYSVMKIVHVLNMKHIVLRSQENGEMRYDDLSDMLRFNRDKPAILLANIGTTMKGAIDDLGRIRAALHDNAIHHHYIHCDAALAGMTLPFMKDAPAFDFAAGADSIAVSGHKFIGMPTPSGVVVARRNNVERVKSAIEYIGASDTTISGSRNGLSTLMLWRAIHALGRKGFEARVRACLDQTQYALARLAGVGWPAWANRCSNIVVLKRPPQEIVRKWQLAVKDELAHIILMPHVGPAQIDAFVDDLSRVAPAHEPRRGPQGRRRTA
- a CDS encoding DUF2235 domain-containing protein translates to MFKTILLFSDGTGNSASSPFKTNVFRVYDSLDMSPEKGQIAYYDDGVGSSSHKILAAIGGAFGVGLKRNVLDLYKFLTRHYGDARSAGVTPTIACFGFSRGAFTIRVLVGLVHSQGLPIHAKSEAELDRLARRAYNAYRKENFRTALRIETPLRVIRDKIYDILDRRRYGATYQETKRENNIKIDFLGLWDTVGAYGMPVDELRIAIDRLIFPMTFSNFDIAPNVACVRHALSIDDERKSFRPVLFDDAVDRSNSRRAREACVSKFLSENGGQESAEARARAEDEAWRTVTERSVQLWFPGVHANVGGGYPNDTMSLLPLKWIMLEAGQHGVCFRQPVIDEINAKSTAFGQIYDSRAGVGVLYRYKPRDINEFMRESRKRVTEALKAGKDDALRPDEVDYLPLVHESAIFRMAVDFDGYAPIALPEECGVVSERGRIQKLADYINSAKDRAGRFARSEYADIEGRMAAMAAAVGRLKTPSRDQLEWIDSAVWWRGVYYVCTVVSLSVLLTLPFAKLFSGLDLTAGIRARLAETIGAYISPTITSAIDRYVGDAVSLLSGVVDWIMDTAAKFAPPFSEYWLDAFRAHPVVFAGCMLIGLLSWRKGATLKGEIADRSRIAWGMMESPQLPGTPLLERISNLLRKFPAVRAIKTTVYPALPYAVVLVGVLLAVVMVDHMVFLGESYFGAVCEGSVDAKRLSTPTQFDFPIDAPCHRSALLLEKGRSYVARFELLQPWTDDSHPATSAGLDFSNLDGSEKMKYLAGIFFRREWLQPWLKAMIRVGEKGDAEFAVDADASSTDGAAKQELSIKFKAPNDGELFVFVNDAYTGFLPIAWLTGKYSSNSDSSWRHSYGDNKGAARVTVTALGPEESGD